The Bacteroidota bacterium genomic interval TTAATTGCGTCAGTCGGTTTCACAATTTTTTCTCGAGAATCTATTTTGGGGGAGGGAGAACGATTAAGTTCCGTGCCACGGCGATTTGCCGGCAAGATACAGATCTTCTCATCGTCACAAGCGCGAACGTCTCAGCGGCAACCTGCGTTCGGGCCCAGGAGAAAAATCAAGCATCTGCTCCGCAGCTGTCACTCGTATTTGCCTGAATTTCCCGCCAGTCTTCTCCTCATGGTCGCAACCCGGCAAAAATTTTTACAGCTGACTCCCGGTCGTGACGGCTCCCGCGCGCTCATAGTTGACTGCAATGACGCCGCTCGAACCGATCTTGCTCTCCGTCACTTTGAACGCCGCCGGGATCGTCCCATCGGAGAATAACCGCTTTCCAGATCCCAACGTCAACGGATAGATCATCAGCCAGAACATATCGACCAGATCATGCTTCATCAGCGTCTGAAGGAGATGACTGCTTCCCCAAACGTGCAGATCAGGCCCCTGGTGCTGCTTGAGGCCGGTAATTTTATTCGCGATGTCGCCGCTCAAAAATACGGAGGGCTGCCATTTGCTGGAAGTCATTGTGTTTGAGGCGACGTACTTCGTGGCTGTGTTGACTCCGGGCCACACATCCCCGTGTTGCGGCCAAAACGCCCCCCAGATGTCGAAGGTTTTGCGTCCGAGCAGCAGGTCGAACGGTTCGTTCATCAATTTTCTGAGGAGCGTTTCAATAACCGGGTCCGAATATGGCGCACTCCACCCCCCATACGCAAAGCCCCCCTCCCTGTCTTCGTCCGGCCCGCCTCCCGCCTGTATGACGCCATCAAGCGTGATATGTTCGAACACAATAATTTTTCTCATACTGATCTCCGTGTAGTTTATGGTAGAGATTTTTGGAAAGAAGAGCAAGGTGGTCAAAAGGTGGTACCCCTTCTTCGAATTTCCACTTGACCTATCGTCTTTCAACAGGTAACTTAGCTACGAAAACGCCAATTTGCCCTTCGCCTCATTATCACCAAAACGAGTGGAGAGGGCATGAAGAAAATGTGACGTTAGAGATGAGCCCCGGTCACATAGATGTCCGCGTCACGGGAGAGTTCATGCTCGAAGGGACCATCAAGACCTTCCACGCCCCGATGGCGATCATTCGTTCTCATAAAGGAGTCTCCCTTGCAAAAATCCAATTTGTCCATTCTGATACTGATGATCTTTGCTCTTGAATCGCTTCATGCTCAAGCCGAACTGACTGCGTGGGGAAATTTGAGCGGGATCCGGATCGACGGGCAGCTGATGAAATTCACCTCCAGCCTTTGCCTGATCGGTCCTTCGATGGCGGATGTCACCTCCACGGGAAAAGAGAGACAGCATCCTCTCTACACACGAAAGGGGGACAAGCAAACCGTCACGACCGAGCTGTCGCAATTTTCATTCACGGAAGAGGTGCAGGATACCGACCACGGCGCCGCGACTTTGAACGTAAAAACAACAACCGCGGCAGACACTACGCTCACCGGCGTCTTTGTCTGCTTTGAGCTTCCGGCGGATGATTATGCCGGCGGGCGCATTCAGCTGTTCGATTCGACCGCGTCGGGAATCAGCGACGTTCCTCTGTTCCCGCTCAGACCCGGAAGAATGCCGCAGACCTTCCGCACAAGAAACTTCCTCAGCCAGGCTTTGGTCGGAGGGTTCCGCGTCACTTCTGCAACGCGCACACTTGAGGTAAGAACGGAGCGGCCGACGGAGATCATCGTTCAAAAAGGGAACCCGCGTTTCGGCAATGCCAACGACAGAATTTACCTCGCCGTCATGACCGGCCACACGAAGGACAGCATGACCGCCGAGAAAATGTTTTCGATCAGGGTCTCCGGCGACATCGACAGGAGTCCGGTGCGGATTTCCATCGATGCTGAGAAGCCGGGGAAGGCGTTCGACGGCATCGGCGGCAATTTCAGAATTCAGAACGAAAAACTCGACCCGAAAGTGATCGATTATTGTCTGGACAATCTTAACGTGCGATGGGCGCGCGTTGAGATGCCGTGGCGCAGCTGGCATCCGGTCGAGAGCGTGAACCCCCTCGAAGCGGCGCGTGGGGGGAAACTGGAGGAGAGCGTCCGCGGGGCGATGGAGATGGCACAGATGCTGACGCGGAGACACATTCCGGTCATTGTCAGCGCATGGTTTCCGCCGCAGTGGGCCATTGTCGGGGAAGCCAACTTTAGGAATGAAAACGGGATTTACGGCAATCCGCTCAACCAGAAGAAGATCCGGAGCATCATCAAGTCGATCGGCGACTATTTTGTCTATCTCAAAGAGGCCTACGGCGTCGAGCCTGCCCTCTTCTCGTTCAACGAATCGGACCTCGGCATCAACGTGCGCATGACCGGACAGGAACATGCAGATTTCATCAGGAAACTGGGGGCCTTCTTCGCATCGCAGGAACTTTCCACCAAACTGCTCCTCGGGGATAATTCGGACGCAACGACGGTCGACTTCATCCAGCCGGCGCTCGACGACCCGGCGACGCATCAATACATCGGAGCGATCTCCTTCCACGCCTGGCGCGGATGCGACAACTGGACACTGTCGAACTGGGGGGATGCAGCCCGCGAACTGAATGCGCCGCTTCTCATCGCCGAAGGGGGAACCGACGCTCAGGCGCACACGTATCCCGATATTTTCCAGGAACCGGCTTTTGCGATGGACGAGATCGATATTTACGTCCGTTCGCTCAACATCGCCCATGTGAGGGCGATACTCCAATGGCAGTTGACGTCCGATTATTCTTTGCTGAGCGGGGAAGGACTATTCGGAAACCAGGGGGAGTTGAAACCGACGCAGCGCTTTTGGAATCTGAAGCAGCTCGGAATGCTGCCGGCCGGATCGTTCATCCTGCCGACAACCTGTTCCAACGACGACATCAGTTGCGCTGCTTTTGCGGACATCGCCGGGGGGACGTATACGATCGACCTTGTGAATCACGGTGCTTCGCGCCCCGTTCGTCTGACCGGTTTTCCCGTGGGCGTGAAAGAGCTGCGGATCTATGTTACCGACGGCAAGCGGGGGATGGAAGAAGGAAAACGGGTACGGGTTGAAAACGGTGAGGCGAAATTTACGATCGACGAATTCTCCTTTACGACCCTGGTAGGGGTACGGTAGGAAACCGCGGAGGCGCTAAGGCACGAATTGGATTGATCACGCGTATCTTGGTCCCTTCGCGGTAAGATCTACGACCTTGGATCGGGGTGTTCCAGTATTGCCTTCACGGCCTTTTCCCGGTACTCTTTGATCGCCGTACGGAACTCCGGATGTTTCCCCGACATGATCGCCGCTGCATACAACGCCGCGTTGATCGCTCCCGGTTTTCCGATCGCGAGTGTTGCAACGGGGATCCCGGCGGGCATTTGAACCATCGAAAGAAGCGAATCCATCCCCTGCAGTGATTTCGATTCCATCGGAACGCCGAGTACCGGCAGCAGCGTCTTCGACGCGGCTACTCCCGCCAGATGCGCCGCTCCTCCCGCCGCCGCGATGATCACCTCGAGCCCGCGCGATTCGGCGGTGGTAATATAGTCGAACAACAGATCCGGCGTGCGATGGGCCGAGAGGACGCGCGCCTCGTACGGAATTTTCAGCTGATCCAGCATTGCACCGCAGTGCTGCAGCGTCTCCCAGTCCGATTTGGAACCCATGATCACCCCGACCAATATTTTTTCAGGCATATTCTCTCCGATGAAGTTCGACGTGTTCTAATCTATAAAAAATCAAAAAAATTGCAAGCGATGATTAAATAAGTAATTATGAAGCGTCCCATGGTCAAGGTCGTCGCTTTCCGACGACCAAAAGGCCGCGGTTGAAGACTTGCCTGGAAGCTATCTCAAAAATACGTCACCTCATCCTTCCCAACGGGTCTGCGACCCGCAGGGTCGTTGACGATGCGCTCTCCCGCTCTTCGAGCGGGATCGCTTACTCCCCGAAGGGGTCCTTTGGGGACAGGATGATCCACCCATTTGTTCACCCTGAGCAAGTCCCCAAAAGGTCGCCGAACAAAAGCGACTCTTTGAGGGAACGCGTCGAAGGGTCAATCTAATTTCATTTTTGAGATAGCTTTTAGGCGATGATGAGGAAGACACAGACGCTGGCTGTATCGTCCCTCTCTTATTCTTCCTTGATTTTATACTGCGCCGAATCAGGCCGGAGCTCGTCGTACATTTTCTTCAGCGCATAATACGCGATCTGGCTTCCACGGTAAGCGCTCTCACGGTACAACTTCACCGCTTCGGGTTTGCTCGGGGCAACGCCAGTTCCTGTTTCATAACAATAGCCGAGCGCCACCTGTGCAAGGAGCGATCCCTTGTGCGCCGCCGAGTCAAGCTCGGGGATCGATGCCGCGTACTCCTGCAAGTGCAGGTCCGAGATCAGGTTCGTCGCGGTCAATCGTATCTGCGCCTCGCGGCTCCCCAACGCGGCGGCCTCTTTCCAGTATTCGACCCCTTTTTCCCGGTCCTTCTCCACACCTCGCCCGGAGAAATAACAGAGGCCGATCTCGATCATCCCCTGGATATGATGCTGTGCCGCCGCTTTCACCAGCAGCTTGAACGATTCTTCCGGCGGCAGCTCGGTGTCGAAACCGACGGAGATCAAACCGGCACAGACGAATTCCGCATCGGCATTCCCTTCGAGGACGAGCGAATGCACTTGCTGGATGAATTTTTTATTCTGGTACACATTCCACAACAACGCCGGCGCGCGCGGGAATTCCAGGCGGATCGCCCTGAGGTACTCGGTCGCCGCCATCATCAGATTTTTTTTGACGATGATCCCCTTTTCGTAGAACCTGCCGAGCACTGCCAGCGCTTCCGGGCTGCCGACGTCGGCCGCATTCTCGATCAACACCAGCAACGTCGAATCGGCAACAAGTTTGTCAAGGTCGAGGGAAGAAATGCCGAGCGCGTACTTCAGCTCGGGGCTCCCTTTCTGCAGCATGTTTTTGAGAAAGGCGAGCTCGTCCTTCTCCGTCGCCGTTTCATTGCTGAAGTCGAGGAGGACGGGCTTCCATGAGTGCGTCGGCAGGACCAAGGCAGAATCTTTATTGGCGACGGTACGGACCGATGCGACGGAAGAGGTGTCCGACGAATCGGGATGGACTTCGCCCCGTTTTTCGAACTCGACGAGTGCCTCTTTCGCCGGCTGGAATCCCGCATCCGCCGCCTTCTTCATCCAGCGG includes:
- a CDS encoding dihydrofolate reductase family protein, coding for MRKIIVFEHITLDGVIQAGGGPDEDREGGFAYGGWSAPYSDPVIETLLRKLMNEPFDLLLGRKTFDIWGAFWPQHGDVWPGVNTATKYVASNTMTSSKWQPSVFLSGDIANKITGLKQHQGPDLHVWGSSHLLQTLMKHDLVDMFWLMIYPLTLGSGKRLFSDGTIPAAFKVTESKIGSSGVIAVNYERAGAVTTGSQL
- a CDS encoding tetratricopeptide repeat protein, whose amino-acid sequence is MMVTRMFFLGCAIVFLGIFSSPLHAQDSTKAAVFKEHRAPSLNLIRRSDESYELWEEFKLMEKANNGDASAQHELGIRYFLGRGFGVDTVKSAYWIQKAADQGMVMANYNLGIFLNNGWGVPWNPFKAFEHFQYAAKEGMPEAEYVYASILTDNLVAPQNWTEAYRWMKKAADAGFQPAKEALVEFEKRGEVHPDSSDTSSVASVRTVANKDSALVLPTHSWKPVLLDFSNETATEKDELAFLKNMLQKGSPELKYALGISSLDLDKLVADSTLLVLIENAADVGSPEALAVLGRFYEKGIIVKKNLMMAATEYLRAIRLEFPRAPALLWNVYQNKKFIQQVHSLVLEGNADAEFVCAGLISVGFDTELPPEESFKLLVKAAAQHHIQGMIEIGLCYFSGRGVEKDREKGVEYWKEAAALGSREAQIRLTATNLISDLHLQEYAASIPELDSAAHKGSLLAQVALGYCYETGTGVAPSKPEAVKLYRESAYRGSQIAYYALKKMYDELRPDSAQYKIKEE
- the purE gene encoding 5-(carboxyamino)imidazole ribonucleotide mutase; this encodes MPEKILVGVIMGSKSDWETLQHCGAMLDQLKIPYEARVLSAHRTPDLLFDYITTAESRGLEVIIAAAGGAAHLAGVAASKTLLPVLGVPMESKSLQGMDSLLSMVQMPAGIPVATLAIGKPGAINAALYAAAIMSGKHPEFRTAIKEYREKAVKAILEHPDPRS